DNA sequence from the Amycolatopsis sp. Hca4 genome:
GACTGCATCGCGTGCGGCCCGTACTCCGTCGCCACGTGCACGCCACCGGACAGGGCAGGCGGCTGCGGTGCCTTCCACCGCAGCTCGCCGACGGGCGGGCGGGCGTACGGGATCCCGCGCCAGGCGCGGACACCGTCGCCCGCCAGCCCGACCAGCGCCCCGAGTTCGGTCGTGACCGTCGGGACGGAAGCCATCAGAGCGAGGCCTGCTCGACCGTCGGCAGGCAGACCTCGAACCGGGTGTTCCCCGGCTCGGATTCGACGCGCAGGTCGCCCTGGTGCCGTTCGACGACGATCTTCCACGAGATGTCCAGGCCCAGCCCGGTGCCCTCGCCGACCGGCTTGGTCGTGAAGAACGGCTCGAAGATCCGCGGCTTGATGTCCGCCGGGATGCCGGGGCCGGTGTCGCCGATCTCGACGCGGACCTGGTCGTTCTCGCCCCACGTCCGCAGCGTGAGCGTGCCTTCGCCCTTCATCGCGCCGATGGCGTTGTCGATGATGTTCGTCCACACCTGGTTGAGCTCGGCCGGGTACGCCGGGATCTTCGGCAGGCTGCGGTCGTACTCCTTGACGACGCGGATGCCGCCGCCGATCTTGCCGGACAGCATCACCAGCGTGGAGTCGAGGCCGTCGTGGACGTCGACCCACTGGTGCGGCGCGCGGTCCATCTGGGAGTACTGCTTGGCCTTGCCGACCAGCGCGGAGATCCGGGTGGTGGAGTCCTCGATCTCGCCCATCAGCATCTCGGTCTCGAGCGCGTAGGCGAGCCAGCGGACGGCACCGTCGATGAACGTGTCGCCGACCTGCTCCAGGACGTGGTCCAGGTCGGCCGTGGTCAGCCCGGCGCGGACGTAGATGTCGGCGAGGTCCCAGCCGCCGTCGATGCCGCGGTCGTCGAACCAGTCGGTGATCTCGTCCTCGCGGTCGGCCTGCTGCATCGCCGTCAGCTTCTCGGCCTGCGCGACCTGCTTGACCAGGCGTTCCTGGACGTCGATGAGCTGGTAGAGCAGCTCGGGTTCGATGTCCTTCTTGGCCAGGAAGGCGAGCTTGTGGCGCATCCCGGCGACGCGTTCGCGCAGGGCGGACGTCGCCCGGACCGCGGCCGCGGCCGGGTTGTTCAGCTCGTGGGTCAGGCCCGCCGAGAGCTCGCCCAGCGCCAGCAGCCGGCGCCGCGAGCCGATCACCGTGTCGCTGTTGCGCCAGCCGAGGTACATGCCCTCCAGCAGGTGGGTCGCCATCGGGAACCACTTGCGGAACTCGACGGAGAACTCCTTCGACGGCAGCGCGAGCAGCGTGACGTCGGACAGCGCGCGCACGGTGGTGCCGAAGGTGTGCTCCGCCTCCTGGTGCACGAAGAACTGCGTCGCGCCGAAGTAGGCGCCGCGCTGGTCGGACCGGTTGGTCTCCACCTCGGTGCCGCTGACCAGGCGCGTCATCCGGATCGCGCCGTTCAGCAGGACGTAGAAGCAGGTCGCCTCGCCGCCCTCGTTGATGATCGTCGAGTCGCCCTCGTACTCCTCGAGCACGGCGTTGGCGGCCACCCAGTCGAGCTGGTCTTCGGAAAGGTGTTCGAACAGGAAGAGGCCGCGAAGCTCTTCCCGCGGCAGTGCGCTCATTGTTCCTCCAGGTACCGGTGTAC
Encoded proteins:
- a CDS encoding ATP-binding protein, encoding MSALPREELRGLFLFEHLSEDQLDWVAANAVLEEYEGDSTIINEGGEATCFYVLLNGAIRMTRLVSGTEVETNRSDQRGAYFGATQFFVHQEAEHTFGTTVRALSDVTLLALPSKEFSVEFRKWFPMATHLLEGMYLGWRNSDTVIGSRRRLLALGELSAGLTHELNNPAAAAVRATSALRERVAGMRHKLAFLAKKDIEPELLYQLIDVQERLVKQVAQAEKLTAMQQADREDEITDWFDDRGIDGGWDLADIYVRAGLTTADLDHVLEQVGDTFIDGAVRWLAYALETEMLMGEIEDSTTRISALVGKAKQYSQMDRAPHQWVDVHDGLDSTLVMLSGKIGGGIRVVKEYDRSLPKIPAYPAELNQVWTNIIDNAIGAMKGEGTLTLRTWGENDQVRVEIGDTGPGIPADIKPRIFEPFFTTKPVGEGTGLGLDISWKIVVERHQGDLRVESEPGNTRFEVCLPTVEQASL